One genomic region from Terriglobus aquaticus encodes:
- a CDS encoding EF-hand domain-containing protein, with amino-acid sequence MIRLSATLSLALVAVALQAQSGPQTPPRRLVLEALDLNHDGQLSPDEIEKAPQSLLTLDRNHDGQLTEDEYLPQQPDRAADSDLQQRLMALDRNGDGVLTPDEIPERLKPLFQRADANHDGKVTREELAALASAQSVPRGRGVGRNGAEGMARLDPILNALDVDHDGTLTPAEIASAPGALKTLDTNADGTLQASEIRVRQQTPAERAAHILDEWDTNKDGVLTKAECPDRIQAQFDAIDTNHDGKLNSEELTTFFATQPQGRGPGTPRNDAPSAPTLPPAGGQTAQPVPPQ; translated from the coding sequence GTGATTCGTCTTTCTGCCACGCTCTCTCTCGCCCTCGTCGCCGTTGCGCTCCAAGCCCAGTCCGGCCCGCAAACACCGCCGCGCCGTCTCGTTCTGGAAGCGCTCGACCTGAACCACGACGGCCAGCTCTCGCCCGACGAGATCGAGAAAGCTCCGCAGAGCCTCCTTACGCTCGACCGCAACCACGACGGCCAGCTCACCGAGGACGAATACCTGCCCCAACAGCCCGATCGTGCCGCCGACTCCGATCTCCAGCAGCGCCTCATGGCGCTCGATCGCAACGGCGACGGCGTCCTCACGCCCGACGAGATTCCCGAGCGCTTGAAACCCCTCTTTCAGCGCGCCGACGCGAACCACGACGGCAAGGTCACCCGCGAGGAACTCGCCGCCCTCGCCTCAGCCCAGTCGGTACCCCGCGGCCGCGGCGTTGGCCGCAACGGAGCCGAAGGTATGGCCCGGCTCGATCCCATCCTCAACGCGCTCGACGTCGACCACGACGGCACGCTTACCCCGGCCGAAATCGCCAGCGCTCCCGGCGCGCTGAAGACCCTGGACACGAACGCCGACGGCACCCTGCAGGCCAGTGAGATCCGTGTTCGCCAGCAGACTCCCGCCGAACGCGCCGCGCACATCCTCGACGAGTGGGATACCAACAAGGACGGCGTCCTCACCAAAGCCGAATGTCCTGACCGCATCCAGGCGCAGTTCGACGCCATCGACACCAACCACGACGGCAAGCTGAACAGCGAGGAGCTGACCACCTTCTTCGCCACCCAGCCGCAGGGCCGCGGCCCGGGCACACCCCGCAATGACGCCCCGTCCGCACCCACCCTGCCGCCCGCCGGCGGCCAGACCGCGCAACCCGTTCCACCGCAGTGA
- a CDS encoding DUF2271 domain-containing protein, protein MPRPFSLALAAVSALTAAYPSPLLAAPELAAHTSGIWTAHHENVLGTSLELRLRAASQADADRAEQALLAEFDRQSAILSAWDTSSEFSRWQATRGTAVRVSPELLGTLARFDHWKRQTDNLLNAAAADAAAIWQQAGTTDERPAPAVLQASAVRMQQPQWQLDAVHNTATRLSGSPLVLASFVKSRISQAAANAALAAGATGVMLNVGGDIVLRGDMTQRVSIADPSSDAENSAPLDTVLLRDRAIATSGGYRRNSTLNGEQISHLIDPRTAQPATAVLSASVVAPDAEQAGALATALAIASPAEAHRLLRDFPAVDALVVYRDGDRLQTANWSRLQEPRLDRTVFRAAPRAAGAAPANAAWNQNLDLTIKLDLPRTDDPRYRRPYVAVWIEDEDKYPVRTVALWFQKPKWLNELKTWYRDDRLRNLSEGTDLSATISSATRAPGVYTLKWDGKDNSGKLVKPGKYTVCVEAAREHGGYGLSRYTMDFNGTPQQTTLPPQPEVGTVQLDYAKR, encoded by the coding sequence ATGCCGCGCCCTTTCTCTCTCGCTCTCGCCGCAGTCTCTGCCCTGACCGCCGCGTACCCGTCGCCGCTCCTCGCCGCGCCAGAGCTCGCCGCGCACACCTCCGGCATCTGGACCGCGCACCACGAGAACGTCCTCGGCACCTCGCTTGAGCTTCGCCTCCGCGCCGCGTCACAGGCTGACGCCGACCGCGCCGAACAGGCGCTGCTGGCAGAGTTCGATCGGCAGTCCGCCATCCTCAGCGCCTGGGACACAAGCAGTGAGTTCTCCCGCTGGCAGGCTACGCGCGGCACCGCCGTCCGGGTCTCGCCCGAACTCCTCGGTACCCTTGCCCGCTTCGATCACTGGAAGCGCCAGACAGACAACCTGCTCAACGCCGCCGCAGCCGATGCCGCCGCCATCTGGCAACAGGCCGGCACCACCGACGAGCGTCCCGCCCCTGCCGTCCTCCAGGCCAGTGCCGTCCGCATGCAGCAGCCGCAGTGGCAACTGGACGCCGTTCACAACACCGCAACCCGCCTCTCCGGGTCGCCGCTGGTGCTGGCCAGCTTCGTCAAATCCCGCATCTCGCAGGCAGCAGCAAACGCCGCTCTGGCCGCTGGCGCCACCGGCGTCATGCTCAACGTGGGCGGCGACATCGTTCTGCGCGGCGACATGACACAGCGCGTCAGTATCGCCGACCCGTCCTCGGACGCGGAGAACTCCGCCCCGCTCGACACCGTTCTACTGCGCGACCGCGCCATCGCCACCAGCGGCGGCTACCGCCGCAACAGCACCCTGAACGGCGAACAGATCTCTCACCTGATCGACCCTCGCACGGCACAGCCCGCCACCGCCGTCCTCTCCGCCAGCGTCGTCGCGCCCGACGCCGAGCAGGCAGGCGCGCTCGCCACCGCTCTCGCCATCGCCAGCCCAGCCGAGGCACACCGCCTCCTTCGCGACTTCCCCGCCGTCGACGCCCTCGTCGTATACCGCGATGGCGACCGTCTGCAGACCGCCAACTGGTCACGACTGCAGGAGCCCCGCCTGGACCGCACCGTCTTCCGCGCCGCTCCAAGAGCCGCAGGTGCTGCACCCGCAAATGCTGCGTGGAATCAGAACTTAGACCTCACCATTAAGCTGGACCTGCCCCGTACAGACGATCCGCGGTATCGCCGGCCGTACGTCGCCGTCTGGATCGAAGACGAAGACAAGTACCCCGTGCGCACAGTCGCTCTCTGGTTCCAGAAGCCGAAGTGGCTCAACGAACTCAAGACCTGGTACCGCGACGACCGGCTGCGCAACCTGTCCGAAGGCACTGATCTATCGGCCACCATCTCCTCCGCCACGCGCGCACCCGGCGTCTATACCCTGAAGTGGGATGGCAAGGACAACAGCGGCAAGCTCGTCAAACCCGGCAAATACACAGTCTGCGTCGAAGCAGCACGCGAACACGGCGGCTACGGACTCAGCCGTTACACCATGGATTTCAACGGCACACCACAGCAGACCACGCTGCCGCCGCAGCCCGAGGTCGGCACCGTTCAGCTCGATTACGCCAAGCGTTGA